Proteins encoded together in one Variovorax paradoxus EPS window:
- the hpnC gene encoding squalene synthase HpnC → MSATPHLAAPPAHYENFPVASWLCPPHLRPPIAAIYHFARTADDIADEGDASPDQRLAELRAYRDELAAAAQGEALAGSRWPHVFGPLAHSIAQYSLPEALLADLLSAFMQDIEKTRDYGTYADRAELLDYCRRSANPVGRLLLHLYGVHDAEALAQSDAICSALQLINFWQDPSVDLPRGRFYFPLTDCSRRGLTREHFKVFEPLSAAPPPQEAINLVSVVSFWARELMEEGAPLVHRLPGRAGWELRLVVQGGLRILDKITDLGFDTFSQRPTIGKADAPVLLWKALRMRRQWRPMKAAPPR, encoded by the coding sequence GTGTCCGCCACTCCCCACCTTGCCGCCCCGCCGGCGCATTACGAAAACTTCCCGGTCGCCTCGTGGCTCTGCCCGCCGCATCTGCGCCCGCCGATTGCCGCGATCTACCACTTCGCGCGCACTGCCGACGACATTGCCGACGAAGGCGACGCCTCGCCCGACCAGCGCCTGGCCGAATTGCGCGCCTACCGGGACGAACTCGCCGCCGCCGCGCAGGGCGAGGCGCTCGCCGGCTCCCGCTGGCCGCACGTCTTCGGCCCGCTGGCCCACAGCATCGCGCAGTACAGCCTGCCCGAAGCGCTGCTGGCCGACCTGCTGAGTGCCTTCATGCAGGACATCGAGAAGACCCGCGATTACGGCACCTATGCCGACCGCGCCGAGCTGCTCGACTACTGCCGTCGCTCGGCCAACCCGGTCGGCCGGCTGCTGCTGCATCTCTATGGCGTGCACGACGCCGAGGCGCTGGCGCAGAGCGACGCCATCTGCAGCGCGCTGCAGCTCATCAACTTCTGGCAGGACCCGAGCGTGGACCTGCCGCGCGGACGCTTCTATTTCCCGCTGACCGACTGTTCCCGCCGCGGCCTCACGCGCGAGCACTTCAAGGTGTTCGAGCCGCTGTCGGCCGCGCCGCCGCCGCAGGAGGCCATCAACCTGGTTTCGGTCGTGTCGTTCTGGGCGCGCGAGCTCATGGAGGAAGGCGCTCCGCTGGTGCACCGCCTGCCGGGCCGCGCCGGATGGGAACTGCGCCTCGTCGTGCAGGGAGGCCTCCGCATCCTCGACAAGATCACCGACCTGGGCTTCGACACCTTCTCCCAGCGCCCCACCATCGGCAAGGCCGACGCGCCCGTCCTGCTCTGGAAAGCGCTGCGGATGCGGAGACAATGGCGCCCCATGAAAGCAGCGCCTCCCCGATGA
- the hpnD gene encoding presqualene diphosphate synthase HpnD, with the protein MNPEQYVQDKAAASGSSFYYAFLFLPKPRRAAITAFYAFCREVDDVVDEVSDPGVAATKLAWWRTEVAQAFAGTPRHPVMLALMPHAAAYGIEARQLLEVIDGCQMDLDQTRYLDFPGLARYCHLVAGVVGEVAARIFGQTDPQTTAYAHKLGLALQLTNILRDVGEDALRGRIYLPVNELQQFDVKAHEILNRVHSDRFVALMKFQAERAHAAYDEALALLPVADRRTQKPGLMMASIYRTLLREIERDDFQVLNQRVSLTPVRKFWLAWKVQALGRI; encoded by the coding sequence ATGAATCCCGAGCAATACGTGCAAGACAAGGCGGCAGCCTCGGGCAGCAGTTTCTATTACGCCTTCCTGTTTCTGCCCAAGCCCCGGCGCGCCGCGATCACGGCGTTCTATGCCTTCTGTCGCGAGGTCGACGACGTGGTCGACGAGGTCAGCGACCCCGGCGTTGCCGCCACCAAGCTCGCCTGGTGGCGCACCGAGGTCGCCCAGGCCTTCGCGGGCACGCCGCGCCATCCGGTGATGCTGGCGCTGATGCCGCACGCCGCGGCCTACGGCATCGAGGCGCGCCAACTGCTCGAGGTGATCGACGGCTGCCAGATGGACCTGGACCAGACCCGCTATCTCGACTTCCCCGGCCTCGCGCGCTACTGCCACCTCGTGGCCGGCGTGGTGGGCGAAGTCGCGGCGCGCATCTTCGGCCAGACCGATCCGCAGACCACGGCCTATGCCCACAAGCTCGGGCTGGCGCTGCAGCTCACGAACATCCTGCGCGATGTGGGCGAAGACGCCCTGCGTGGCCGCATCTACCTGCCGGTCAACGAACTGCAGCAGTTCGACGTGAAGGCGCACGAGATCCTCAATCGCGTGCACTCGGACCGCTTCGTGGCGCTCATGAAGTTCCAGGCCGAGCGCGCGCATGCCGCCTACGACGAGGCGCTCGCCCTGCTGCCGGTGGCCGACCGTCGCACGCAGAAGCCGGGCCTGATGATGGCCAGCATCTACCGCACGCTGCTGCGCGAGATCGAGCGCGACGACTTCCAGGTGCTGAACCAGCGCGTGAGCCTGACGCCCGTTCGCAAGTTCTGGCTCGCGTGGAAGGTTCAGGCGCTGGGGCGGATCTAG